In a genomic window of Myotis daubentonii chromosome X, mMyoDau2.1, whole genome shotgun sequence:
- the LOC132223364 gene encoding LOW QUALITY PROTEIN: zinc finger protein 384-like (The sequence of the model RefSeq protein was modified relative to this genomic sequence to represent the inferred CDS: deleted 2 bases in 1 codon): MEESHFNSNPYFWPSIPTVSGRIENTMFINKMKDQLLPEKGCGLAPPHYPTLLTVPASVSLPSGISMGTESKSDQLTPHSQASVTQNIKVVPVPSTGLMTAGPGLVITSPSGSLVTTASSAQTFPISAPMIVSALPPGSQALQVVPDLSKKVSATLTEEGGGGGGGGGSVAPKPHRGRKKKRMLESGLPEMNDPYVLSPEDDDDHQKDGKTYRCRMCSLTFYSKSEMQIHSKPHTETKPHKCPHCSKTFANSSYLAQHIRIHSGTKPYSCNFCEKSFRQLSHLQQHTRIHTGDRPYKCVHPGCEKAFTQLSNLQSHRRQHNKDKPFKCHNCHRAYTDAASLEVHLSTHTVNHAKVYTCTICSRAYTSETYLMKHMRKHNPPDLQQQVQAVAAVAQAQAQAQAQAQAQAQAQAQAQAQAQAQAQAQAQAQAQAQAQAQAQAQAQAQAQAQAQAQAQAQAQAQAQALAQAQAQASQVSQQQQQQQQQPQPPHFQSPGAAPQGGGGGDSNPNPPPQCSFDLTPYKTAEHHKDICLTVTTSTIQVEHLASS, translated from the exons ATGGAAGAATCTCACTTCAATTCTAACCCGTACTTCTGGCCTTCTATCCCCACAGTCTCAGGACGGATTGAGAACACGATGTTCATCAACAAGATGAAGGATCAGCTGTTGCCAGAGAAGGGCTgtgggctggctcca ccccactaCCCTACCTTGTTGACAGTGCCTGCCTCAGTGTCCCTGCCCTCAGGCATCAGTATGGGCACAGAGTCCAAGTCAGACCAGCTGACCCCACATAGCCAGGCATCCGTTACCCAGAATATCAAGGTGGTCCCTGTGCCGTCTACAGGATTAATGACTGCTGGTCCTGGTTTGGTAATCACGTCCCCCTCAGGCTCCCTTGTGACCACAGCCTCATCAGCTCAGACCTTCCCCATTTCGGCTCCCATGATTGTCTCAGCTCTTCCCCCTGGCTCACAAGCCCTGCAGGTGGTCCCTGACCTCTCCAAGAAGGTATCAGCAACCCTAACAGAGGAAGGaggcggaggtggtggtggaggtggcagTGTGGCTCCAAAGCCCCACCGGGGCCGAAAGAAGAAGCGGATGTTGGAATCAGGGTTGCCCGAGATGAACGACCCTTATGTCCTCTCCCCTGAGGATGATGATGACCATCAGAAAGACGGCAAGACCTATAGGTGCCGGATGTGCTCACTGACATTCTACTCAAAGTCGGAGATGCAGATCCACTCCAAGCCACACACCGAGACCAAGCCCCACAAGTGCCCACATTGTTCCAAGACCTTCGCCAACAGCTCCTACCTGGCCCAGCACATCCGTATCCACTCAGGGACTAAGCCCTACAGTTGTAACTTCTGTGAGAAATCCTTCCGCCAGCTATCTCACCTCCAGCAGCACACCCGAATCCACACCGGGGATAGACCATACAAATGTGTCCACCCAGGCTGTGAGAAAGCCTTCACACAGCTCTCCAATCTGCAGTCCCACAGACGGCAGCACAACAAAGATAAACCCTTCAAGTGCCACAACTGTCATCGGGCGTACACAGACGCAGCCTCACTAGAGGTGCACCTATCTACGCATACAGTGAACCATGCCAAGGTGTACACCTGTACTATCTGTAGTCGGGCATATACGTCGGAAACGTACCTTATGAAACATATGCGCAAACACAACCCTCCTGATCTCCAGCAACAagtgcaggcagtggcagcagtggcccaggcccaggcccaggctcaagCTCAGGCCCAAGCCCAGGCCCAAGCCCAAGCCCAGGCCCAAGCCCAAGCCCAGGCCCAAGCCCAAGCCCAGGCTCAAGCCCAAGCCCAAGCCCAGGCCCAAGCCCAAGCCCAGGCCCAAGCCCAAGCCCAGGCTCAAGCCCAAGCCCAAGCCCAGGCTCAAGCCCAAGCCCAAGCCCAGGCCCAAGCCCTAGCCCAAGCTCAGGCCCAGGCTTCCCAGGTAtcgcaacagcagcagcagcagcagcagcaaccacAGCCACCACACTTCCAGTCCCCGGGGGCAGCCccccagggtgggggtggtggggacagCAACCCCAACCCTCCACCCCAGTGTTCTTTTGACCTGACCCCCTATAAGACGGCGGAGCATCATAAGGACATCTGCCTCACTGTCACCACCAGCACCATCCAGGTGGAGCACCTGGCCAGCTCATAG